TGCCCGCGTCGATCAGCGGGCTGCCGTCGGCCGGCCGCAGGTCGCCCCCGGCGACGTCCTCGAGCCGCGGATCCGCCCCGCGCCGCGAGTCGACCAGGCCCTGTGGCACGCCGGTCGCCTCGTCGGGCAGCCAGTTGGTCCTGCCGTAGGCGCGCTCGCCTTGGGCCCACGCGGCCGACGACATGTCGCACACGCGCACGCCGCCGCCGCCGGCGCGGACGAACGCGTTGTTGTGCAGCTCGAGGCTGTCGATGCCGTCGAACACGCGCACCGCCGCGCGCGCGTCGCCGGCGAGCACGAACGTGTTGTTGACGAACCGGTACCGGCCCCAGGTCTGGCCCGTACCGTCGCCGCCGACCCGAACGGCGTAGAACGCGGCGTTCGGGCCGGTCTTCCGGATCACGTTGCAGGCGACCTCCGAGTCCTCGCGCGCGAGCGACTCACTCGCGCCGTCCGGTCCGATCAGTTCCACCTCGTGATACGCGGCGCCCTCGATCCAGTTGTAGTAGATCTCGTTGCGCTCCGCGCGCGACTTGACGTTGTTGCCGCCGCGCCCGTCGTGTACGTAGCAGTGCTCCATGCGGAACACGGCTCCCGGATAGGCGTCCTCGTCGGTAGCCATGTAGATCTGATGATGGCGCTCGCCGTCGCCGCAGTCGTGGACCTCGACGTACGACAGCGTGAGCGAGCCGGAATCGTCGTCGGCGCCGAGGATGCCGTGTCCCGGGCAGTCATAGACGACGCTGTCGCGGATCGTGATGTCGTGCGCGTGGTGAAACACGCACCGCCGCGAGCCCCCGGTGACGGCGAACCCCTCGAACACGTAGTGGTTGGCGCGAAACTCCACCGTGGTGTCGCCGCCCGCGATCACTGGCGGGCGCCCGTCGACCCGCACGCCGCGAACGACGATCGGCCGGTCCGGCGCGCCGGGGTCGTCGAACACGACATCGCCGGCATAGGTCGCGCCGCCCACGACCTCGACCTCGTCCCCCGGCGCGAGCGCCGGCAGGTCGTTCAGCTGTCGATACGGTTCGCCGGGGCCGACGCGGTAGGTCGCCGCGACCGCCGGCGCGGCGGCGACCGCAACCAGCGCCGCCGCGGCGGCCGTGCAACGGAGTCTATCGCCCACCGGGCGCATGGTGTCCGACGCTATCACGACCGCCCCGCCACGCCGGCGGCCGCCGCAAGCGCATCGAAATGGCGGCGCATCCCGTCCGCGGTCGCCACCCGCGGCCGCCACCCGAGCGCCTTGAGCCGACCGTTGTCGAAGCGATTGCCCTTCCACATGCTCGCCGTCTTGTACGGCGTGAACACCGCCGGGAGCTGCCCGCCGGACCAGTCCGCGTACCACTCGACCGCCCGCGACATCCAGCGCGTGGCGGCGTACGGCAGCGACACGACGGGCACGCGCCGCACGCACTTGCGGTACGCGCGCAAGAACGCGCGCGCGGTCGGCAGGTCGTCGTCGATCACGTTGAACACGCGGCCCACTGCCCGGTCGTCGTCGCCGGCGATCGCAAACGCCTCGGCGCAGTTGTCCACGTAGGTGAGCGGAAGCACCGTGTCGCGGCCGAGGTGCAAGAACACGCCGAACAGCTCGAGACCGACGCGCGCCGAGATCGCGCCGCCGCCCGGGCCGTAGATGACGCCGGGCCGCAACACGACCATCGGGAAGCCGTGCCGTGTCTGGTAGTCCCAGCACAGCTGCTCTTGCCGGAGCTTCGTGTGCGCGTACACATCCCGGCGCTCCGGGTGGGGCTCGAGCGGCGTCGACTCGTCGACGACGGCGCCGGCGGGAAGATCGGCCACGCCGTAGACCGACAGCGAGCTGCAAAACACGAGCTTGACCCGATGGCCGGCGGCCGCGCGCGCGGCGATCGCGTCGAGGAGGTTTCGCGTCCCGACGACCGTATTGAAGAACATGTCCGCGGGCGCGCCGCTCGGCGCGGCGGCCAGATGATAGACGACGTCCACGCCGTCGACCGCCGCCTCGCAATCCGCGGGCCGGGTGAGCGTGCCGCGCACGATGTCGATCGCGTCGCCGAAGTGCGCGACGGTCTGCTCGAGCCGCGACCGGTCGCTGCCGGGGCGCACCAGACAGCGCAGCCGCCCGGCGCCGCGCTCGGCGAGGCAGCGCACGAGCGCCGAGCCGAGGAAGCCGTTCGAACCGGTGACGAGGATGTGGCTCATGACCGCTCCGGCGCGATCTGCGCGAAAATCTCGTCCATCATCCACGCGATGCGCAGGATGTCGCGCGGCGGGATCGGCGCCGGCGCGCCGTCGAGGATGTGCGCGTAAAACCGCCGGATGAGCGTGTTGAGCCCGGCGAAGTAGTGGTAGTCGGCCCGCGCGAACCGCCGGGCGTTCGCCCATGCGGAGCGCGCGTACTGCCAGCTGTGCGCGAAGCCGGCGGCGACGCGGCCGATCGCCGCCGGCAGCGTCGGCCCCTGCTCGAGGGTGACCGTGCGCGACACCAGGTCGACGTGCGCGATGTTGCGCGTGCCGTAGACGCGCATGAACTGGGCCACCGGGCGCACGCGCGACGTGAACGTCGCGGTGGCCGAAACCCGTTCGCCCCGGATCAGCACGCGCAGTTCATCGAGCAGGTCGTCGCGCACGTCGCCGAACGTCCGCTCGCGCAGCGTGTATCCGATCGCGCGGATCTCCGGGCGATCGTCGGTGACGAACTCGGTCACCTTGTTGAGCATGTGATTGATGTTGTTTTGAAACAGCTTGCCGGGCAGCCGGTGGACCCAGTGATCCGGCGAGCCGAGGATGACCTTGCCGAAGGGCCCGCCCAGGTCGTAGCCGAACCAACTGTCGACGTGCACCGGCTCGCCCAGCTCGCCCGCCGCGACGCGGTCGCGCAGCTCGAGCATCGGCGGGTCGAACTGGCTGTTGTGGCCGACGGCGATCTTCTTGCCGGCTCGCGCGACGGCCGCGAGCAGGCGCTCGGTATCGGCGTACGTGAGCGCGACCGGCTTTTCCACGTAGATGTGGCACCCCGCGTCGAGCGCGCGTTCGGCCAGCGCCACGTGCGACTCCGGCGGCGTCGCGATGTGGACGACATCCGGGCGCTCGCGTGCGAGCATCTCGTCGAAGTCCGCGTAGTGCGCGGGGACCCCGTAGCGGACGGCCAGCTGCTCGGCCATCAGCGGCTCGCGGTCGCACACCGCGACGACCCGCGCGCAGTCGATCTTGGCGATCTCGCTCACGTGGCCGTCGGCGATCTGGCCGCAGCCGACGACGGCGACGGCGAGGCGGGTGTCGCGGGGGACGGTGCGGGTCACGCGGCTGCGTTAGCACGACGCCGCGCACGCGCGCAACGGCCGAACGGCGGTTGTGTATAGTCCCGCCGTCATGGGTTTCTGGCACGACATGCGCCACAAACGGCAGATCTACGAGCGCGATGCCGCCCGCCCGGTGAGCATGGCGCGCATTCTGCTGGCCGACGGCACGTCGGCCAACCTGCTCTACCGCGCGATGCGGTGGAGCGCACGCCGGCGCCTGCGCGGACTCGCGTACGCGTGCCAGTTCGCCAACAAGTTGATCAACCACTGCGTGATCGGCGTCGACGCGGAGTTCGGCCCCGGCTTCGTGCTGTTGCACCCGACCGGGGTCGTGATCAACTCGAAGGTCAAGGGCGGGCGCAACGTCGCGCTCGAAAGCGGCGTCGTCATCGGCGACGACAAGGGGCGCTCCCCCGTGCTCGGCGACGACGTGTTCGTCGGATCCGGCGCGAAGGTCATCGGCGGCGTCGAGGTCGGCAGCGGCGCGCGGATCGGCGCCAACGCGGTGGTCGTCAAGCCCGTCGAGCCCGATACGACCGTGGTCGGCATTCCCGCACGGCCGGTCGCACGCCGCCGCGAGGGCCCGTAGGTGGATGTCGCGCCCAGGGGCTGCCGTCGCGATCGGCGGCCGATCTCCGGCGCACGTCCTCGCGCCGTTCGGTACCGCAGGTTCCGCTCCTCCCCTCGTCCGCCTGGGACGTGCGCCAAACCTCGCCTCGCATGTCGCCGCCTCCCTGGCGCGCCCGACCGCGACCGCCGCCTCACGACACCGATACCGCCGTCCGTGCCGCACCGTCGCGCACCGGCCGGCGCACCGGGCGCGCGATGACCGGCGGATCCCGCAGACCGCGCGGCGCGCATCCGGTGGAGGAGCAACGATTCGATCGGCGGCGGGCCGCGGCGCAGTCCTGCGGCTGGCTCGCGGCCGCGGCCGCCCTCGCCGCGGTGCTCGAATGGCTGCCCAAGCCGGCGCACACGGTCCTGTGGGACACCGTGTACGACGCCGGACACGCGCCGCTTTTCGGCACCGGCGCGCTCATCGCACTGCGCCTGTCGCTCGTGTGGCTCCGCCGTCGCCTGCCGGACCGCGCGTGGCACTACGCGGTCGCCTTCGCCGCGACCGTCGGCGCCGGCGCGGCGGCCGAACTCCACCAGCACTGGCTGCCCGGACGCGACGCCGATCCGGTCGATCTGCTGCGCGACGCGATCGGCGCCGCGGCGTTCCTCGCGGTCGCCGCCACCGCCGACCGTCGCCTGCGCGCCGAGCGGCCCGCGGTGGCGCGGCGGCGCGCGTGGGTGTGGGCGGCGGCGGCGCTGGCCCTGGCCGGCACCGCCACCCCCGTCGGCGCCGTCGCCCTCGCCTATCGGGCGCACGCGCGGGCGCTTCCCCGGTTGATCGGTTTCGACCGGTGGTGGGACCGCTGGTTCGTGGCCGCCCACCACGGCGCGACGGCGCATCTCGCCGCGCCGCCGCCGGACTGGCCGGACGCCCGCGGCGGCGCGCTCGCGGTCGACTTCGGCGCCGGTCACGGACCGCGCGTCGACATCGTAGACGTCCCGGCCGACTGGCGCGGCTACCGGCGGCTGGTGGTCTCGCTGTACGCGAACTCGGCCGAACCCGTGCGCGTCGCGGTGCGACTGCGCGACCGGTTCCCGTCGGAGGGCGACGCCGACGCGGCCCAGTACGACGCGTGGTTCGACGTGGGCCCCGGCCCGGACCGCGCCGTCGTCGACCTCGCCGCGGCGCACGCCGGCGCGCGACCTCGCCCCCTCGACGTGGCTGCGATACGCTCGGTGACGCTCGTCATGCCCGGGCAGTCACATCCCGTGCGCCTGTTCATCGACGAGCTGCGGCTCGAATAGCCGCATCCCGCGCCGACTCTGCCGCCATGTTCGCCATCCCCGGAATCCTCGGCCTGCTCACCTTCATCTACGTGCGGCCGCAGGAGATCGTCGACGCGCTGGCGAAGATTCCGTTCCTCTACCTGTTTTTGGCCCTCGCCGCGCTCGGCTACGCGGTCGACCTGCGCCTGCGTATCACGCGCCCCGTCGCCACGCCCCAGCTGCCGTGGGTCGTG
The sequence above is drawn from the Deltaproteobacteria bacterium genome and encodes:
- a CDS encoding NAD-dependent epimerase/dehydratase family protein, with the protein product MSHILVTGSNGFLGSALVRCLAERGAGRLRCLVRPGSDRSRLEQTVAHFGDAIDIVRGTLTRPADCEAAVDGVDVVYHLAAAPSGAPADMFFNTVVGTRNLLDAIAARAAAGHRVKLVFCSSLSVYGVADLPAGAVVDESTPLEPHPERRDVYAHTKLRQEQLCWDYQTRHGFPMVVLRPGVIYGPGGGAISARVGLELFGVFLHLGRDTVLPLTYVDNCAEAFAIAGDDDRAVGRVFNVIDDDLPTARAFLRAYRKCVRRVPVVSLPYAATRWMSRAVEWYADWSGGQLPAVFTPYKTASMWKGNRFDNGRLKALGWRPRVATADGMRRHFDALAAAAGVAGRS
- a CDS encoding O-antigen ligase domain-containing protein, which gives rise to MSRPGAAVAIGGRSPAHVLAPFGTAGSAPPLVRLGRAPNLASHVAASLARPTATAASRHRYRRPCRTVAHRPAHRARDDRRIPQTARRASGGGATIRSAAGRGAVLRLARGRGRPRRGARMAAQAGAHGPVGHRVRRRTRAAFRHRRAHRTAPVARVAPPSPAGPRVALRGRLRRDRRRRRGGRTPPALAARTRRRSGRSAARRDRRRGVPRGRRHRRPSPARRAARGGAAARVGVGGGGAGPGRHRHPRRRRRPRLSGARAGASPVDRFRPVVGPLVRGRPPRRDGASRRAAAGLAGRPRRRARGRLRRRSRTARRHRRRPGRLARLPAAGGLAVRELGRTRARRGATARPVPVGGRRRRGPVRRVVRRGPRPGPRRRRPRRGARRRATSPPRRGCDTLGDARHARAVTSRAPVHRRAAARIAASRADSAAMFAIPGILGLLTFIYVRPQEIVDALAKIPFLYLFLALAALGYAVDLRLRITRPVATPQLPWVVLFLLWQIVNLVVVTPPELFMLQFINTGVTFVLFFVLAQGIQTFKVLQLVGAVVIGFSLFVAAVGVHQGYAPTGCVVLDPAERDSTDPDGRPCETAEQCYGQGAEPGAEYGCERVGLFRTTTIEDRVRYRGVLKDPNDLALTVSVGFALLIGLASARRKPGTYALLVAGGVLTAWCVVLTKSRGGQLVFLAVVGVYFLKRMGWRGILLAMMLAAPLLLKGGRSGAEASQSANERYEAWAAGVAMFRNHPLMGVGKGAFGEYHYLTAHNAYVLAPAELGFPGMFLWTVILYLSIKIPLQAVRDFARVPGARVARVWSMALLAAMAGMCVGILFLSFTYHYVLWIYFGLCGALYSSIHSHAPTWRVRVTGAELAAIALGDLAFLGLVEVVTRLKGF
- a CDS encoding serine acetyltransferase, whose translation is MGFWHDMRHKRQIYERDAARPVSMARILLADGTSANLLYRAMRWSARRRLRGLAYACQFANKLINHCVIGVDAEFGPGFVLLHPTGVVINSKVKGGRNVALESGVVIGDDKGRSPVLGDDVFVGSGAKVIGGVEVGSGARIGANAVVVKPVEPDTTVVGIPARPVARRREGP
- a CDS encoding gfo/Idh/MocA family oxidoreductase, coding for MTRTVPRDTRLAVAVVGCGQIADGHVSEIAKIDCARVVAVCDREPLMAEQLAVRYGVPAHYADFDEMLARERPDVVHIATPPESHVALAERALDAGCHIYVEKPVALTYADTERLLAAVARAGKKIAVGHNSQFDPPMLELRDRVAAGELGEPVHVDSWFGYDLGGPFGKVILGSPDHWVHRLPGKLFQNNINHMLNKVTEFVTDDRPEIRAIGYTLRERTFGDVRDDLLDELRVLIRGERVSATATFTSRVRPVAQFMRVYGTRNIAHVDLVSRTVTLEQGPTLPAAIGRVAAGFAHSWQYARSAWANARRFARADYHYFAGLNTLIRRFYAHILDGAPAPIPPRDILRIAWMMDEIFAQIAPERS